Proteins encoded in a region of the Thermocaproicibacter melissae genome:
- the glnA gene encoding type I glutamate--ammonia ligase, whose protein sequence is MPKYTREDIIRIVKEEDVKFIRLQFTDILGTLKNVTITPGQLEKALNNQCMFDGSSIEGFVRIEESDMYLHPDINTFALFPWYSQNGRIARLICDIYLPDGKPFEGDPRHVLKKQVERAARLGYTFNVGSECEFFLFNTDEFGHPTTITHDTAGYFDLGPADMGESCRRDICLNLEEMGFEIEASHHEVAFAQHEIDFKYSDALSAADDLITFKLVVKTCADANGLCATFMPKPITGRAGSGLHINMSLFRDGQNVFSSSENKMGLSQEGLSFIAGVMKHIKGICAITNPLVNSYKRLVPGFEAPCCIAWTTGNRSALIRIPESRGPATRIELRSPDPAGNPYLSFALLLAAGLDGIENKLQPIPPVSANIYGISEEERVTSGIDNLPADLNEAISEMKADPFVRIVLGEHIFQKYLEAKEREWKEYSATVTEWELNRYLSKF, encoded by the coding sequence ATGCCTAAATATACGCGAGAAGACATCATACGCATTGTGAAGGAAGAAGACGTAAAATTCATTCGGCTTCAGTTTACGGATATTCTGGGTACACTGAAGAATGTTACCATTACACCCGGGCAGCTCGAAAAAGCACTGAACAACCAGTGCATGTTTGACGGCTCTTCCATCGAAGGATTCGTGCGCATCGAAGAGTCCGACATGTACCTCCACCCGGACATCAACACATTTGCGCTGTTCCCCTGGTACTCGCAGAATGGGCGGATTGCGAGACTTATCTGCGACATCTACCTGCCTGACGGCAAGCCATTTGAGGGAGACCCGCGCCATGTCTTGAAAAAGCAGGTCGAGAGGGCCGCTCGGCTTGGTTATACCTTTAATGTAGGTTCCGAATGTGAATTCTTCCTTTTTAATACCGATGAGTTCGGACACCCCACTACAATCACGCATGACACGGCGGGCTATTTCGACCTTGGCCCGGCAGATATGGGCGAAAGCTGCCGCCGCGATATCTGCCTGAACTTGGAAGAAATGGGCTTTGAAATTGAGGCCTCCCACCACGAAGTTGCGTTTGCTCAGCATGAGATTGATTTCAAGTACAGTGATGCCTTGTCTGCAGCCGACGACCTTATTACTTTCAAATTGGTCGTGAAAACCTGTGCCGATGCAAACGGACTCTGTGCAACATTTATGCCGAAGCCGATTACCGGCAGGGCTGGTTCCGGACTTCATATCAATATGTCTCTGTTCCGTGACGGGCAGAATGTTTTCAGCAGTTCCGAAAATAAAATGGGATTGAGCCAAGAAGGATTGAGTTTCATCGCCGGCGTAATGAAGCACATAAAAGGTATTTGTGCAATTACGAATCCTCTTGTAAACTCTTACAAGAGGCTTGTGCCCGGATTCGAGGCCCCATGCTGCATTGCGTGGACCACTGGCAACCGCAGCGCCCTGATTCGTATCCCGGAGTCTCGCGGACCAGCAACGCGGATTGAACTTCGCAGCCCGGACCCGGCCGGTAACCCGTATCTTTCCTTTGCTCTGCTTCTTGCGGCGGGACTGGATGGAATTGAGAATAAGCTGCAGCCGATTCCGCCTGTTTCGGCAAATATTTACGGCATCAGCGAAGAAGAACGCGTAACCAGCGGAATTGATAATCTGCCGGCAGACCTCAACGAGGCTATTTCCGAAATGAAAGCTGACCCGTTTGTCCGGATTGTTTTGGGAGAGCACATCTTCCAGAAATATCTTGAAGCGAAGGAACGCGAGTGGAAGGAATACTCGGCGACGGTAACGGAATGGGAATTAAACCGATATCTGAGCAAATTTTAG